In candidate division WOR-3 bacterium, the DNA window GCCGGTAGGCTATACCACCAGAGAAACCATTATGCAAAAAATCTCTATCCCCTTTACGAAAAAGGCGTAATCTTTGCTCTAACTACCCTCCATCCCGTGGTACCCGTTCATCTCCTTTACCATCAGTCAGCCCTCCTTGTAAAGGTGGGAATTCCAGAACTTGATGCACTGCGTTCAATATCCACAAACCCCGCTAATATACTAAGCCTTGAAAGGGAGGCAGGTACTATTGAAAAGGGAAAAAAGGCAAACCTTGTCTTCCTTTCCGACGAGCCCTTTACAAAGGAATCTGATGTGGTTGGCCACATGTTAGAAGGAGAAATGGTATGGAAAAACTTTTAATCATAAAAGGTGGTAAAATTTTCACCATGGAGGGCGCACCCCTCGAAGGTGGCTATGTGGTGATTAAAAATGGTAAAATTGAAGATGTCACCCCGAGGATGGAAGTTCCTAAAGATGCAAAGGTGATTGACGCAGCAGATAGCTTCATTTACCCTGGATTCATTGACATTCACACCCATACTGGCTTATGGGAGGAAGGAGTCAATATTGAGGGTTCCGATGGCAATGAGGCAACAGACCCTGTAACTCCTCATGTCAGAGCCATCGACGGGATCAACTTCCACGATGATGGATTCAAAGAGGCGATTTCTTCCGGTGTCACAACAGTCAACATAATGCCCGGAAGCGCCAATGTAATTGGCGGTCAGGGCGTTGCCACAAAGACAACGGGCGAAATCCTTTTGAATCCCTCTGGCATCAAAATGGCCCTCGGTGAAAACCCCAAAAGGGTTTACTCCTCTCAGAAAAAGTTGCCATCTACGAGGCTTGGCAACGCCGCTATTTTGAGAAAGGCCCTCATCGACACCCTTAATTACATCGAGAAGAAAAAGAAGGACAAGAAGGCCTTTGATTTCAAACTCGAACCCTTGGTTGGCCTTTTTGAGGGGAAATACCCTGCACGAATTCACTCCCACAGGGAGGATGACATCCTCACCGCCCTCAGAATAATGAAAGAATTCGGAATAAAATTTGTGATTGAGCATTCTACAGAAGGACATTTCATTGCAGAAATCCTAGCTAAGGAACAGGTGCCCTGTGCCCTCGGTCCTACAATAACTACAAGAATAAAACAGGAACTCAAATTCAGAACTCCCGAAACTGCAAGGATTTACGAAGAAAAGGGCGTTCTTTTCGCCTTCACCACCGACTTTCCCGTCCTTCCCCACTACGGTCTCTTTTACTCCGCCCAAATCGCAGTGAGACATGGCCTTTCAGAAGAAATGGCCTTAAAGGCACTAACAATAAACGGCGCAAAAATCCTCGGCCTTGACCACAGGATAGGGAGCCTGAAAAAAGGGAAAGATGCCGATATCGTTATAACTAACAAAGAAGTCCTGGATCCCAGATTTCGTGTAAAAATGACCATCATCAGCGGCGAAATTGTCTATGAACACAAATCAAGAGAGGACCTCTATATTTAGGAGGGATGAATGATCGTCCTTATTGGAGGGAAAATCTTTACCGGCGAAGAATTCATTGAAAACGGGGCAATTTTCATTGAAAATGGAAAAATCGTAAAGGTTTTAAGAAGGAAACGAATACCGAAAAATGCCGAAATAATAAACCTTAAAGGTAAATACATCCTTCCCGGTTTAATCGACCCGCATACTCACATCGGAATGAGAGATGAGGGAGCTCCGAGGGATTATTCTGACATAAACGAGGCTACTGACCCTGCCACTCCTCATCTCTATGCGATCGACGCCTATAATCCGCAGGACCCAGCTGTTGGAAAGGCCTTGAAAAGCGGTGTGACAACGGTTTTCATTACCCCCGGCAGCGCAAACCCCATAGGAGGGATTGGTTCTGTTATAAAACTCAAAAACGCACCTATTTCAGAAATCATTGTGAAAAAAGAAGCAGGTCTAAAAATGGCACTGGGGGAAAATCCAAAGCTTACCTACAGAGAGAAGAAGACCTTTCCATCGACAAGAATGGCCACTGCCGCAGTAATCAGAGAATGGTTCACAAAGGCAAAAAGATACGGAGAGGAGAAAAGGAAAAAAGAAAGGGATTTAAAACTGGAAAATATCTTAAAGGCTTTAAGAAAGGAAATACCCTGTAGAATTCACTGTCATTCGGTCCAAGACATTGAGACTGCATTAAGACTTCATGAGGAATTCGGTTTCGAAATGATATTGGAACACGCCAGTGATGCGCCCCTTGTTGCTGAAAAACTTAAGGGAAAAGTAAAGGGAATCGTCGTAGGGCCTCTTTTTGGTGTAAGTTCGAAGCCTGAGTCAAAAAATCTTAGTTTCGAAAACCCCGCGAGGCTATCGACCTATGGTATCCCTGTGGCGATCACCTCCGATCATCCATTTAACGCCCTTTATCACCTCAACCTCTATGCCGCAATGAGCTTCAAAGAGGGTCTTGATGAGATCACAGCATTCAAAGCAATAACATCCACGCCCGCTGAGTTCCTCGGTGTTGCAGATCGTGTTGGCTACATTAGAAAAGGAAACGATGCCGACATAGTTGTTTTTAATGGCCATCCCTTCGATGTAATGTCGAGGGTTGAAATGGTTTTCGTTGATGGAGTGAGGGTGGTTTGATATGATTGTTCTTGGAATTGAAACATCCTGCGACGAAACGGCGGTAGGAATCGTTAATAACGAATACAAAGTATTGATAAACCTTTCGAAGACCCACCTTGAACACAGCGTTTTTGGCGGCGTAGTCCCCGAAATCGCCTCAAGAATGCACACAAAATTGATTCTCCCTATGACCGAAGAGGCTTTAAAAAGAGCCAACTTAAATTTTGATAACATAGATGGAATCGCTGTTACTTACGGGCCTGGACTTGTGGGTTCACTCCTCGTGGGACTTGCCTTTGCCAAATCCTTAGCATACTTTTTCAATAAACCCTTCATTGGCATCAACCATTTAGAAGCCCATATGTTTTCAATATTTTTGAACAAGAGACTTCCCGAAGAACCCTACCTTTTTCTCATCGTTAGTGGTGGACACACGGAACTGGTACTTATGGAAAGGCCAGGCAAGTATAAATTTCTTGGTGGCACTGTAGATGATGCAGCGGGGGAAGCCTTGGACAAATTCGCAAAGATGGTGGGATTACCATACCCCGGTGGTCCTATAATCGACAAACTTTCTCAGACAGGAGACCCCAATTTTTACCGATTCCCAAGAGCAAAGGTAGAAGGCTTGAACTTCAGTTTTAGTGGCCTTAAAACGGCAGCCTTATACCTCATAAAAGAAAAAGGTGAGCAATTCGTGAAAGAAAATCTGAACAATCTTTGTGCCTCTTACCAGGAGGCTGTAGTCGATATGCTTCTTGAAAAGGTTAAAAGGGCCATCGAACAAACAGGCGTGAAAAACCTCGGAGTCGTTGGTGGAGTAAGTATGAACTCGCGACTCAGGAAGATCTTCACCGAGGCATTAAAGGGCATCAAAGTTGAATTTCCAGAGCCTCAATTCACAGTGGACAACGGAACTATGGTGGCAGCGGTCGGGGTATTTTATCTCGAAAAAGGCAAAAGGGACGAATTCAATTTGCCCGCAGACCCTTCACTAATCTTCAGCTAAGGCCAAATCTCCTGTAAACTTCATCTACGTTTCTGAGGAAATCCGTCTTAAAGATCTCATCGATTTCTTGCGGTGTAAATATTTTGCCGAGTTCTGCATCTGAGAGAACCATTTCTCTGAGGCCCACGCCTTCATCAAAGGATTTGTGGGATACCCTCTTTACAATCTCGTAGGCATCCTTTCTGGGGAGCCCCTTTTTCACGAGGGCAAGAAGAAGTGCCTGTGAGTAGTAAAAATCGCCGTACTTTCTGAGATTTTCCTCAATTTTCTCTCTATTTACTACAAGGCCTTCAACGATACCCTTCATTAGCCTGATAACATAGAAAAGCGTACAAAGGGCGTCTTCAAAGATGTATCTCTCGTTGGAAGAGTGAGAAATATCCCTTTCGTGCCATAGCGGGATGTTTTCCAGGGCAGGAATAAGGTAGCCCCTTAAAAGTCTCGCAAGGCCACAAACCCTCTCAGATTTTATAGGATTTCTCTTGTGAGGCATCGCAGAGGAGCCCCTCTGACCCTTGCCAAAGGGTTCCATAATCTCGTTGACTTCCGTTCTCTGAAGAAGTCTTATTTCTGTAGCAAATCTCTCGAGGGAGGAGGCAAGGATGGCAATCTGTGACATCATAAAGGCATGCCTGTCCCTCGGCACAATCTGGGTCGATACCCCTTCGGGCTTCAGATTAAGCCTTTTAAGAATCTTCTCCTCTATATCTGGAGAAAGGTAAACATAGTTCCCAACAGCCCCGGAAATTTTCCCTACGGAAATCTCATTCAGGGCCACCACTAAACGGCTCCTTGCCCTTAAAAGCTCTGAGTAAAAATAGAGAAATTTAAGGCCAAGGCTCGTCGGCTCAGCAAAAACCCCATGGGTTCTTCCCATAATGGGAAAATACTTATATTCAACAGCCTTCTTCTTTACTTCTTCAATGAGGCTATCCAGTTCCTTTATAACCTTTTCCAAAGCCTCCTTCAACATCAGCGCATTGGCAGTATCCACCACATCACTGGAGGTGAGACCGAAGTGGAGGTAGCGACCTTTATCTCCTACCCTTTCTTCAAGGGCTATAAGGAAGGCAATCACGTCATGATCCACTTCCTTCTCGATTTCCTTGGCTCTCTTTGCAAACTCTACGTAGTCGATATCCTTTACCTTCTCCGCAACTTCGGAGTAACTGCCCTGCGGGATAAGGCCTTCCTCCTCCAAAACCTGAAGGTGAGTGAGTTCAATCTCAACCCACTTTTTATACTTATTCTCCTCCTTAAAAATATCCCTGATTTCTGGAATGGAATACCTCTCAATCATTGAAGCACCATCCTGTAATCAAATTTCACTTCCAAGGGACTTTTAATAACCTCATCAAGATTAAGATACCTTAAAATAAGCGGTAACTTTTTTCTTTCAACCCAGCGGACCGGTCCTTTAACCTTCGCCAGCTCTCTTAATCTTTCCTTAGCGAGGACCTCATCTCCAACGGTATCAACAAGACCGAGCTTAAAGGCATCGTTACCAGTTAAAACCCTTCCATCGGCAATCCTCAAAACCGAATCCCTGGGAAGATTTCTCCCCTTCGCAACTACGTCGACAAAGTTATTATACCCTTGCTCGATGATATTTTGTAAAATTCTACGCTCCTCTTCAGAGAGTTTTTTAAAAGGAGAGGCGATGTCCTTTACCCTTCCCGATTTTATTACCACGAATTCAACTCCCACTTTATCCAGAAGTCCTTTGACCACAGGATATTCAATAATAGTTCCAATGGAACCTGTCAAAGAAAGCGGATGAGAGACTATATAGTCAGAGGCACAGGCAATATAGTAACCACCTGAAGCGGCAACCGTCCCAAAATAGGCAACTACGGGCTTTCCTTTTTGCTTGAATCTCAAAATGCTTCTGTAAATCTCATCGGAAGGCACAATCCCACCACCGGGCGAGTTTATAAGCAAAAGGAGACCCCGCACACTTTCCTTTTTTGCATAGCCATCGATCTCATCGACAATCTCCTTAGAACTGGAAATAGTACCATTGATTCTGACAACGGCCAGATTTTCTTCAAGGTTGGTAATTGCAAAACCCGCAATTACGTAAATTATCCCTATTCCAATAAGCAGCCACAACCACCATTTTTTCTTCATAATGTCTAAATTTTAACTTCTTCCACCTTAACAATCAAAGAGCCTTCCAATTTCCAAAGGGTGAGAAGTTCTGAAGAAATAGTCATAAAGGTAAAGTAGGTTAGCCAATCACCAGGATTTGCGTAGATTTTATCACCGTATCGTCTTAACATCGGCCTATGAAAATGGGCAGTTACAACAATATCGTAGTGGCTTAACAGTTTTTCTACTTTTTTGAAATTTTTCTCCTTTAAAGGTTTTGCAGAAGAACGGCCTCTTGACCATCGGGAGATTTTCCTTGCAATAGCATAGGTAAAATCGCAGGGCAAAAATTTCATCAAGCTTTGCCAGAGGGGAAAAGTCAAAAAACGCCTTGTCATTTTCCCCCTCACAGATAAAAGGTCACCATGAGTAAAGAGCATCCTTTTACCCCATTTTTCCAGGACCAGCTCCCCTGAGATTATCGTAAAGCCAATCTGTTCTAACTTTTTTAAGGGAAAGAAGTCATGGTTGCCCTGAATATAAAATACGGGGGTAGACTTTGTAAACTGCTGGAAAAGGTGAAAATAATCACCGTAAATCTCCTCAACCTTTTCGGGGCACTCAAAGTAAAAATCAAAAACATCACCAAGGAATACAACGGCTTCGAGTTCCTTGAAATTGTCGAAGATTCGCCTTAGCTTCTCTGCTTTCTCCTCCTGACCCCCAACCCCTATGTGCAAATCGCCGAGAACAAGAATCACAGGAAAAGTATAAGGAATTTGAGAGGAATTAAAAAGCTTTAAGGCTCGGGTAATTGAGTAAAACCCCTGCCCTTGACAGGTTATGCCTGTGAAAATATAATCATAATATGGTCAGACTTTTAATTTTTTTAGCATTAATAGGAGGGGTTAAAAAAATGGACAAGAAGGTCCTGATGATCATTGCTCACGAGAACTTTCGAGATGAGGAGCTACTTACACCCAAACAGATCTTCGAAAAGAACGGCATAAAGGTTACGATTGCATCTACTGATACAACACCGGCAAAAGGGATGCTTGGTGCAGTAGTAAAACCCGACGTAAAGGTTTACGACGAAGATTTTTCCAAATACGATGCCGTTGTCCTTGTAGGTGGAATGGGATCACCGGTTTATTGGGATGATAAAAAATTGCACGAAAAACTGATTAAATTTTACCAAGACGAAACCAAGATCCTTGCCGCTATCTGCCTCGCTCCAGGGACCCTCGCAAGGGCTGGGCTTCTAAAAGGCAAAAAGGCTACTATTTGGAAATCCGCCAGTGATGAAATTACAAAAGGTGGTGGAACCTACACTGGAAAGCCCGTTGAAAGGGATGGCAGAATAATAACAGGAAACGGACCCGACGCAGCTAAATCCTTTGCTGAAGAGATTCTTAAGGCGTTACAGGGCAAATAAATAAGATAAAAAAACTTCTAAGTAGGGAGGCGTGAATTGGATATTAAATTTTCAACGGAAAAGTGGCTTCCTTCCCTCATTTTAAGCTTAGGAATGGTTGTGTCCTCTTTAGTAGTATCCTCTACCCTCTATAAAATCAAAAGGATGGACAATACCATAACCGTTACAGGTTCAGCAAAGACGAGGGTAATCTCCGACCAGGTGAGATGGACCATCAGCATATCGCGAATCAGCCCCACCCTAAGTGAAGGTTACTCTCAGATGGCAAAGGACCTATCAAAGATCAAAGAATTCCTTAATAAGAACGGCATTCAGGAAAAGGAGGTCGAGGTTACCCAAATTTATACAAGTCAACCCTGGCTCTACACCGAGAGGGCCGATAGGATGTACTATCAGTTCAATCAAAGCATCATAGTCAGTTCTATGGAAGTTGACAAAGTTTTATCCGTCGCTGAGAAGATTTACAGCCTTGTCCCTGAGGGTGTCAATATCACAGCAAGTAATTTAGAGTTTTACTATTCAAAACTTCCTGAGCTCAGGGTCTCCCTTCTTAACGACGCTATGATTGACGCAAAACAACGTGCAACAATGATTGCAAAGAGCACGGGCAGGAGGGTGGGAAAGGTAAAATCTGCAAAGATGGGAGTGGTCCAAGTAATGGCACCCAATACAATCCAGATTTCCGACTATGGGACTTATAACACAGAATCGAGAGAAAAGGAAGTTATGATTACCGTTCAAGCCACCTTTTACCTTAAATAAAAATGGACTTTGAAACCTGGTTAAAAGAAATCGAAACGGACGAGAGGAAGTTCAGTCTTTTTAGACTCCACAAAAAATTCTTCTTGATTAGCAGAATCTCAATTTTGATTGACATGGTGATGATTATCGCTGTATCAATTCTAATGGGGAAATTTCTCTGAATCTTTTCACAGCAGCCATACGAATTTAAAACTTTTATTTTGCTTTTTATCCCTTTGATTTTTACTTACCTTTGCTTCATTTCAATACCACTCTACTTATTTTCCCGTACCTTCGGACTTATTATAACAGGGCTTAAGGTGGTGTCCTCGGAAACACTTCTGGGCCCTTCACTCCTTGAAACCTATTATTACATTGGACAAGATAAGAGATATCAAAAAAATTACCCTATATATTTGTTCCTTGTGCCTTATCGCTGAAAGACCTAAGGCGCGATACCTCGCTATTTGCTCCTCTTATTAGCGTAGTAAAGAGCTTGAACAATTCCACCAAAAAGGATAAAAGAAACCACAATTAAAACAACGATCCCTTGCCAATTCATTTAAAGACTCTTTTTGTTTTTCGAGTTGTAAAATAAATTGCCAGAATTAAGAAAATCGCAAGAACTGCCCACCCGCCGATGACCTCTGCAAGACGGGGGTATCCACCATAAGGTTCCCTTATTCTTTCCTTCAAAGCAGATACAAAAATAATCAAAGAAGATAGAGGCACTATAAACTTAACTGAAATATTCCACCATTTACCTATGGGACGGTCAGAAACCGAATTTGCAAACTCTCTCATCTCCTCAGAACCGTAAAACCAGCCAATCAAAATACTTTCCAAGAAGGCCACGGTAAAAAGGCCAAAGTGGTTCATAAAGTGGTCAACAATATCGAGCCAGTATAGGCCCGCACCAGTTGTATAAATAATACCGATGAGAAAAGCAAGAATTGCAACACCGATATTTGTGTATTCCCTTTTGGTACCAAATTTATCCATAAGGGCAGTGATAAAAGCCTCAACTAAGGAGAAGGCAGAATCTATGGCAAGGGTCAAGAGCATGAGAAAGAAGAATACTCCAAATAGTGGGGCGAGGGGCAACTTTGAAATGATAGTAGGATATGTAACAAAGGCAAGTTCAGGTCCCCCTCTTGCCACCTCGGCAACGGAGACTCCTTGAAGCTGAGCATAATAACCGAGGGTTGAAAACACCGCAAAACCCGCTACGAAGGCAGTTGCAGCGTCAGCGAGGGCGACCAAAATCGCGTTGTTTACTATGTCAGAGCCTTCTGGCAAGAAACTTGCGTATGCAATCATTACCCCGAAACCCACCGTTAGAGAGAAAAATATTTGGGAAATTGCGGCATGCCACAATGCTGGATTCAAAAGCTCCTTCCAATTGGGTGTCAGATAGTAGTTTATCCCTTGCACGGCGCCAGGTAAAGTCAAACCTCTTATGACGAAGATTAACAAAAGAATCCAAGGCATTGTAACGGTTACATAAACCACCTTTCCAACGGTCCTTGCCCCCTTCCAAATGGAGAAGACTATCCATACCCAGCTAACTAAAAGCCCTAAAACAATGGGCCATTGCACTTTCCCAAGCTCAAATACGCCGCTTGTTAAACCAAGAACTTTCTGAAAGAAAAATTCCTTCGTATTTTCACCCCAGGCCGTGTTTAGTGAATAGTAAAGATAATCAAAGGACCAACCCATAATGACAGAGTAATAGGTCACGATTCCAAATCCAACGAAAACTGCAAACCATCCGAGCCACTCAAAATTTATCGGGAGTCTTTTCTCATTGCTCAATTTTGCCATGGAATAGGGAGCAGACCCCTTAAACTTGTAACCAATGGAGAATTCAAGCAACAGCATAGGAATACCTATTAAAATTAAGGCAATAATATAGGCAACGATGAATGCACCTCCGCCAAATTTATAGGCAATGTATGGAAACCTCCAAACATTGCCCAATCCTACGGCGGATCCGATCGATGCGAGAACAAAAGCAGTTCTCCCACTCCACTTTGCCTCTTCCATAACACCTCCTTGTGGTTACGCAAAGTTTAAATCAATATAAGGGCTGATAAATGTAAGTTCAAGAAGACATTAGGCATCAAAACAAACATTGAAGCAAGAGTCTTTAAGTAATAACCTGATAATCTCAGAACGCAAAATAAAATAGGTGAGAAATCCAATTCACAACTCTCGACATACTTTCTACATGCTTAGATATAATTTTGACATTACAAAATGGGAGATTTACGACAATTAGGACGACCAGATAACAATGGACCGGGCAAAAATCATTATAGCGATAGCCGACAAATGGAAGAAGTTGAAGACAACAGTATAGGACTTATTGTCACATCGCCACCATACTGGCATATAAAAGATTATGGAAGTGAAGGGCAAATAGGATATGGGCAATCACTTCATGAATACTTAAAACTTTACACCAAAATTACTGAGGTTATAAGGGCCGAAATCTGTGAAGTATCAGGAGAGGATTGTATAAATTACATATGCGACCTTCTGATAAACAGAACCTTTGAAGGGTTTAAGACTGAGGTGGAGACAATTTACAAACTTTTAGAAAGAGAGTTAAGTGTTAAGATAAAACCAGCACCCGATGAGTGGGATAGACTTTACAACTCACCTACAATCAGACGCCCGAGATACACAAATGGAAAGAGTGGCTCGGCCGTACTCATAAGAACTTTGAAAAAAAAGTTCGGAGGGAAAGTATTCATAAAAAGCTCCTTAAGGTTATTTGCAACTTCCTGTAATCAGCATTAATATATAAGCGATGCAATTTATTAGCCTTTTTCTGTTTGCCCAGCTCACCATTCTTCATGCCGGGTCCTTATCAGCCATGATGGATGAGTTAGCGAAGAAATTCAAAGAGGAAACCGGTATCGTGATTAACAGAAGGGCTGGAGGAAGCCTCTTTCTTGCCAATTTGATAAGAGAAAAAAGGGTAGAATGGGATATCTTTTTTTCTGCAGACTATAACATCATTTCCGATTTAAAGGGCACTTTTTGTGATACTTTATACCCTTTTGCATCCAATGAACTGGTAGTTGCCTTCACTAAAACGAGTAAATACAGCAATGAAATTAACGAAAATAACTGGTTCCGAATCCTTTCAAGGAGCGGACTCCGAATCGGGAGGTCGGACCCAGAGCAGGACCCCTGTGGTTACAGAGTTCTCCTTCTTTTCAAAATTCTCAAAACAAAATATGGAGATACCCTTGTTCAAAAGATAATGGCCAACTCCTCTGAAAAAAACGTGAGACCAAAGGCAGCAGAAGTAGCCAATTTACTGGAAATCGGGGAACTGGATTACGCCTTTCTCTACATAAATGAAGCCTTAACGAGAAATTTAAATTTTATAGAGCTCAAAGATTCGCTTAATTTTGGAAACCCAAAACTTCAAGGCTATTATCGGCAATTCAGGATCACCCTAAAAAGTGGAAAAATCGTTCAGGGTGACCCTATTGTTTATGCCTTCTGCATTAACAAAAACTCGAAAAGGAAAAAGGAAATTGAAATCTTTCTAAATTTCTGGGCAAAGCATGGCAATGAATTACTGAAAAAGTATAACTTCAAGAGCCTGTAAAAAGCCAAACTTAAACCTATAAACCAAAACTGTATTATTGCATGTAAATTTAAAAGTACATAATTTTCTTGAATTCTCACAATCAACTTGACAATTTGCATATATGCAACTATAATATATATACTATGAGAAAGAGATGCATCGGACCTCATCATGGACTGGAGGGGCCTGGGGGCCTCCAACTTGGCTTTTTGTTGCAAGGTTTAATCCTAAAACTCTTATCACAAAAACCACTTCACGGTTACGAAATTTTCACTAAAATTGAAGAGAGCTTTCCTGAAATTCCAAACTTTCGTGGGCTTGTGATGCGAGGTGTCGGCTACAGGATTTTAAGAATGATGGAAGAAATGGGCCTTATTTCCTCAGAATGGGATGTATCTGTAGGCCCTGCAAGGAGGGTTTACAAAATCACAGAAGAGGGCCTTAGAGCCCTGCACAATTTCAACAAAAATTTAGAGATTCTTAAAGATACAATAGAGAAATTTATAAACTTTTAAAACAGGAGGTGTAACATGTACGGAGCAGGCTGGGGAGCAGGCCGTGGATTTGGACGCGGATGGGGCTTTGGCCCAGGATGGGGTGTGAGAGCAGCTTACCCAGAAGTTATTCCTCCCTACGGTGCAGGATGGGGTTTAAGAACCTACTATCCTGGATTTTGGCGCCCTCGTGGATGGTGCTGGTAT includes these proteins:
- a CDS encoding PadR family transcriptional regulator encodes the protein MRKRCIGPHHGLEGPGGLQLGFLLQGLILKLLSQKPLHGYEIFTKIEESFPEIPNFRGLVMRGVGYRILRMMEEMGLISSEWDVSVGPARRVYKITEEGLRALHNFNKNLEILKDTIEKFINF
- a CDS encoding extracellular solute-binding protein, which produces MQFISLFLFAQLTILHAGSLSAMMDELAKKFKEETGIVINRRAGGSLFLANLIREKRVEWDIFFSADYNIISDLKGTFCDTLYPFASNELVVAFTKTSKYSNEINENNWFRILSRSGLRIGRSDPEQDPCGYRVLLLFKILKTKYGDTLVQKIMANSSEKNVRPKAAEVANLLEIGELDYAFLYINEALTRNLNFIELKDSLNFGNPKLQGYYRQFRITLKSGKIVQGDPIVYAFCINKNSKRKKEIEIFLNFWAKHGNELLKKYNFKSL
- a CDS encoding DUF5320 domain-containing protein, producing MYGAGWGAGRGFGRGWGFGPGWGVRAAYPEVIPPYGAGWGLRTYYPGFWRPRGWCWYWYFSNEKEYLQTEKEAIENYLEIIKKRLEELEKKNNQ
- a CDS encoding MjaI family restriction endonuclease yields the protein MGDLRQLGRPDNNGPGKNHYSDSRQMEEVEDNSIGLIVTSPPYWHIKDYGSEGQIGYGQSLHEYLKLYTKITEVIRAEICEVSGEDCINYICDLLINRTFEGFKTEVETIYKLLERELSVKIKPAPDEWDRLYNSPTIRRPRYTNGKSGSAVLIRTLKKKFGGKVFIKSSLRLFATSCNQH